A window of the Brassica napus cultivar Da-Ae chromosome C5, Da-Ae, whole genome shotgun sequence genome harbors these coding sequences:
- the LOC125587595 gene encoding uncharacterized protein LOC125587595, giving the protein MATKSLILYGLVVTLVIALICNIEEAAARDVKLVKLRDVKPETLTTLKGEEEKELLNDKLTKEIENAKKLLGELKTLKKESKDDMKEELSSLMKSETLLNEMSDTLKNGTCNANKATIFVEKESFFYRAWKENAYHSVVPEKEKEFMSNIKRIIKLLKKT; this is encoded by the coding sequence ATGGCAACGAAGTCTTTAATACTGTATGGTCTTGTCGTGACCCTAGTCATCGCATTGATATGCAACATCGAAGAGGCTGCAGCGAGAGACGTAAAGCTAGTGAAACTCCGCGATGTAAAGCCCGAAACGTTGACAACAttaaaaggagaagaagaaaaagaactcTTGAACGATAAACTTACAAAAGAGATTGAGAATGCAAAGAAATTGCTGGGAGAGTTGAAAACGTTGAAGAAGGAATCAAAAGATGATATGAAAGAGGAGTTGAGTTCTTTGATGAAATCTGAAACGCTACTTAACGAAATGTCGGATACACTCAAGAACGGAACGTGCAATGCAAACAAAGCTACGATATTTGTAGAGAAAGAATCGTTTTTCTACAGAGCATGGAAGGAGAATGCATATCATTCGGTGGTTCCAGAGAAGGAGAAAGAGTTTATGTCTAACATAAAACGCATTATTAAGCTGTTGAAGAAAACTTAG
- the LOC125587592 gene encoding pyruvate, phosphate dikinase regulatory protein 2-like: MNSRGHPEPDSESPPTIPSSPRTPRMKVSSKLNRWSMGRALRSGAVKIDRQTLRTDNNDNPCRQVTSEEADRKTSAIEDGFRDDVAGKSIYMVSDGTGWTAEHSVNAALGQFEDPLVNRGFPVNTHLFSWVEDEEKLIEIIKQAAKQKAMCFYTLANPSMSKSAKEACDLLGVLSVDILGPIIQGIASHLGVSPSGLTRGAAGRVKTLNDAYFKRIEAIEFTIKQDDGTLPENLGKADIILVGVSRTGKTPLSTYIAQKGYKVANVPFVMGVEPPKTLFDVEPRKVFGLKIQLVVLQAIRRTRAKTLGVDTVGENRYSGFDLVRKELDFAAKIYAKNPGWAVIDVTNKAIEETAAVILRLYHDGSDSSTSVPCISKRF, from the exons ATGAATTCACGAGGCCATCCCGAACCTGATTCCGAGTCTCCTCCGACTATACCGTCGAGTCCCCGGACACCGAGGATGAAGGTTAGTTCCAAACTGAATCGATGGTCCATGGGCCGAGCTTTACGTTCCGGTGCTGTTAAGATTGACCGTCAGACTCTTCGTACCGATAACAACGACAATCCTTGCCGTCAAGTGACGTCGGAAGAGGCTGATAGAAAGACGTCTGCTATCGAGGACGGTTTTAGAGATGACGTGGCGGGAAAGTCAATATATATGGTTTCAGACGGGACAGGGTGGACGGCAGAGCACTCCGTTAACGCCGCTTTGGGCCAATTCGAAGATCCATTGGTCAATCGTGGTTTTCCCGTTAACACCCATCTCTTCTCTTGG GTTGAGGATGAGGAGAAGCTAATAGAGATTATCAAGCAGGCGGCGAAGCAAAAGGCAATGTGTTTCTACACTTTAGCCAATCCTTCTATGTCCAAATCCGCTAAAGAAGCTTGTGATCTATTAGGCGTGCTCTCGGTTGATATCTTAGGACCAATCATCCAAGGCATTGCATCTCACTTGGGTGTTTCTCCGTCGGGTCTTACCCGTGGAGCTGCAGGTAGGGTCAAGACTCTCAACGATGCATACTTCAAAAGAATCGAAGCCATTGAGTTTACCATTAAGCAAGATGACGGGACTTTACCTGAGAACTTAGGCAAGGCTGATATCATTCTTGTCGGTGTTTCACGGACGGGAAAGACGCCGCTGTCTACTTATATTGCTCAGAAAGGGTATAAAGTCGCAAATGTACCGTTTGTGATGGGCGTAGAACCGCCCAAGACGCTTTTTGATGTTGAACCGAGAAAAGTTTTTGGGTTGAAGATTCAACTTGTGGTACTGCAAGCCATCAGGAGAACAAGAGCTAAAACGTTAGGTGTGGATACGGTAGGAGAGAACAGATACTCAGGCTTCGATCTTGTTCGGAAAGAACTTGATTTCGCGGCAAAGATCTATGCGAAAAACCCTGGATGGGCGGTCATAG ATGTGACGAATAAAGCGATAGAAGAAACAGCAGCTGTGATTCTGCGGCTTTATCATGACGGTAGCGACAGTAGTACTTCTGTACCTTGTATCTCAAAACGCTTCTAA
- the LOC106345707 gene encoding homeobox-leucine zipper protein ATHB-20 yields MAFPQHGFTFQQLHEDISPDQLPSCLPPHPFNGGGNYMMNRSMSLTNVRDDPHQSVDEENLSDDGSHMMLGEKKKRLPLEQVKVLEKSFELGNKLDPERKIQLAKALGMQPRQIAIWFQNRRARWKTRQLERDYDSLKKQFDSLKSDNDSLLAHNKKLLAEVMSLKNKDYNEASIIKREAEASWSNNGSTENSSDINLEIPRETTTTHVNTIKNLFPSSIPSSTHHQDHHGDHHHQNNEMVQEESFCNMFNGIDETTSAGYWGWSDPNYNHHHHQFN; encoded by the exons ATGGCATTTCCTCAGCATGGTTTTACGTTCCAACAACTTCATGAAGACATTAGCCCTGATCAGCTCCCTTCTTGTCTTCCTCCTCATCCCTTCAATG GAGGAGGAAACTACATGATGAACAGATCTATGTCGTTAACGAACGTGCGAGATGATCCTCATCAATCTGTTGATGAGGAGAATTTATCAGACGATGGGTCGCATATGATGCttggagagaagaagaagaggctgCCATTAGAGCAAGTTAAGGTATTAGAGAAGAGCTTCGAGCTTGGGAACAAGCTGGATCCAGAGAGGAAGATACAACTAGCTAAAGCACTGGGGATGCAACCTAGGCAGATAGCGATCTGGTTTCAAAACAGGAGAGCTAGGTGGAAGACTAGACAGCTCGAAAGAGACTATGATTCACTCAAGAAGCAGTTTGATTCTCTTAAGTCTGACAATGATTCTCTTCTTGCCCACAACAAGAAACTCCTTGCTGAG GTAATGTCTTTAAAGAACAAAGATTATAATGAAGCAAGCATAATAAAGAGGGAAGCAGAAGCTTCATGGAGCaacaatggaagcacagaaaaTAGCTCAGACATAAATCTGGAGATTCCTAGAGAGACCACCACAACACATGTGAACACGATCAAAAACCTTTTCCCTTCATCGATTCCGTCATCTACACATCATCAAGATCATCATggtgatcatcatcatcagaataATGAAATGGTTCAAGAAGAGAGCTTCTGTAACATGTTTAATGGGATTGATGAAACGACTTCGGCTGGTTACTGGGGATGGTCTGACCCAAACtacaaccaccaccaccaccaattCAATTGA
- the LOC125587596 gene encoding mitochondrial outer membrane protein porin 1-like has protein sequence MGKGPGRYTDIGKKARDLLYKDHNSDQKLSITTHSPAGVAITSTGTKKGDSLLGDVSLQLKQKNITTDLKVSTDSTVLITATVDEAAPGLKSIFSFRAPDQNSGKIELQYLHEYAGISTSMGLTQNPTVNFSGVVGTNVLALGTDVSFDTKSGNFTKINAGVNFTKDDLIASLTLNDKGDSVNASYYHIVNPLFNTAVGAEVNHKFSTNVNTITVGTQHSLDPLTTVKARVNSAGIANALIQHQWTPRSFFTISGEVDTKAIDKNAKVGLALSLKP, from the exons ATGGGGAAAGGACCAGGTCGCTACACTGACATCGGCAAAAAAGCCAGAG ATCTTTTGTACAAGGACCACAACAGCGACCAGAAATTGAGTATCACTACTCACTCTCCTGCCGGTGTT GCCATCACATCAACTGGAACCAAGAAAGGTGACTCACTGCTGGGAGATGTTTCTCTCCAACTCAAGCAAAAAAACATCACTACCGATCTCAAAGTTTCCACTGACAGTACC GTTTTGATCACTGCTACGGTTGATGAGGCTGCACCTGGATTGAAGTCCATCTTCAGCTTCAGGGCCCCTGACCAAAACTCTGGCAAG ATTGAGCTTCAGTACTTGCATGAATATGCCGGTATCAGCACGAGCATGGGATTGACTCAAAACCCCACTGTCAACTTCTCTGGTGTAGTGGGAACCAATGTGTTGGCCCTTGGTACTGACGTTTCCTTCGACACCAAATCTGGCAATTTCACCAAGATCAACGCTGGTGTCAACTTCACCAAGGATGATCTCATTGCCTCCCTTACCCT GAATGACAAAGGAGATTCTGTCAACGCATCATACTACCACATTGTTAACCCGCTGTTCAACACCGCTGTGGGAGCTGAAGTGAACCACAAGTTTTCTACCAATGTCAACACCATAACCGTGGGAACGCAGCATTCACTTGACCCCTTGACCACCGTGAAGGCACGCGTGAACAGTGCGGGGATAGCCAATGCACTCATTCAACACCAGTGGACACCCAGGTCCTTCTTCACTATCTCAGGAGAAGTTGACACCAAGGCTATTGACAAGAATGCTAAGGTTGGTTTGGCCCTCTCTCTCAAGCCTTGA
- the LOC125587593 gene encoding uncharacterized protein LOC125587593 yields MAKISFVILVVALIAFLRVSEAQSSKDRDEKKIENDLHEAKDLIEEDLKEKEKNIKSLEDEVNMLTKSEKMLNDIGEAHKKGESLEPYGKKLKKFNRKVKQAPKAKRGSVVQNILKDLGLNGGRN; encoded by the coding sequence ATGGCAAAAATCTCATTTGTAATTCTCGTTGTGGCCCTCATTGCCTTTCTACGTGTCTCTGAGGCTCAATCTTCGAAAGATCGCgacgaaaaaaaaattgaaaatgacCTGCATGAAGCAAAGGACTTGATCGAAGAGGACTtgaaggaaaaggaaaagaacaTCAAGAGCTTGGAAGACGAGGTGAATATGTTAACCAAATCTGAGAAGATGTTGAATGACATCGGAGAAGCTCACAAAAAAGGTGAGAGTCTAGAACCTTACGGGAAAAAGCTCAAGAAATTCAACAGGAAGGTCAAGCAGGCACCAAAGGCAAAGAGAGGATCCGTAGTTCAAAACATTTTGAAGGATTTGGGATTAAACGGAGGGAGAAACTGA
- the LOC125587594 gene encoding uncharacterized protein LOC125587594 has product MTKISLLLFVMALLASLHAYEAHRMVKFDEAIERDLHKAEALIEEDLKATQTSIQGLTSEMKTLSKSEEVLNQLGKDYKKDMDVAPYGKKLRTFSRAAKNVTKAPPAKNKKPASVIQTILKDFGLNGGRE; this is encoded by the coding sequence ATGACAAAGATCTCCTTATTGCTTTTCGTCATGGCCCTTCTTGCCTCTCTCCACGCTTATGAAGCTCACCGCATGGTAAAATTCGATGAAGCAATTGAAAGGGACTTGCACAAAGCCGAGGCCCTCATCGAGGAAGACTTAAAGGCCACGCAAACGAGCATTCAAGGTTTGACATCTGAGATGAAAACCTTGAGCAAATCTGAAGAGGTGTTAAATCAACTTGGAAAAGACTACAAAAAGGATATGGATGTAGCTCCTTATGGAAAGAAACTCAGAACATTCAGCAGGGCAGCAAAAAATGTCACGAAAGCACCACCTGCTAAAAACAAGAAACCTGCATCCGTGATCCAAACGATCTTGAAGGATTTTGGGCTAAACGGAGGGAGGGaatga